From the genome of Acidimicrobiales bacterium:
CCGGCGGACCCAGCGGGCGATCGCCGTCTTCGTCGCCGGATAGGCGGCCAACGAGCCGACGCTGTCGCCGATCTCCTTGGCCATGGCTTCGTCGCCGGCGAGGCAGGCGTCGACCAGCTCGAGCGGCAGGCCCGGCTGGCAGGTCGTGGAGTTGGAGCTGATGGCGACGGCAGCCGGGTTCGTCCCGCGAGCGAGCAGCCCTCGCAGGCCGGCGAGCAGCTCGACGGTCCCGAAGTAGTTCACCGCCACCAGCAGCGCTCCGGGTCTGTCCTTGAGCCCCGCCAGGCCGGCGAAGGTGACGAGGCCGTCCACCGTGCCGGCCGAGAGAGATGCCACGTTGTCGATCGCGGCGCGCCGACCCGCTGGTGTCCCCAGGTCAGCCGCGACCTCGGCGTCGTTGAGGTCCACGCCGATGACCCGGTGGCCGTCTGCCACCAGCCGTTCGGTCGTGGCCGCCCCCATCCCGCTGGAGGCGCCGGTGATCACGATCGTGCCCATGAGGACATCATTATGCAGGTAACTGATTGGCGCGGTTCTCGACGTTGGCGACGATCGTCTGCCGGACGTCAGCCGGAAACGGCT
Proteins encoded in this window:
- a CDS encoding SDR family oxidoreductase is translated as MGTIVITGASSGMGAATTERLVADGHRVIGVDLNDAEVAADLGTPAGRRAAIDNVASLSAGTVDGLVTFAGLAGLKDRPGALLVAVNYFGTVELLAGLRGLLARGTNPAAVAISSNSTTCQPGLPLELVDACLAGDEAMAKEIGDSVGSLAAYPATKTAIARWVRRQAPTSDWIGAGITLNAVAPGFIETPMTAEVRRDPVIGSALDQFPLPAGRVGRPEEIAGLIAFLLGPDARFVCGSLVFVDGGTDALLRTNDWPAPWAP